Proteins encoded together in one Thermomonospora curvata DSM 43183 window:
- a CDS encoding HD-GYP domain-containing protein, which produces MSVSAQTGPAARPGRHRADVGRPVVIAVAAALAVAAVAKVTADGLVQPEVAVIFGALVALGELFRMVIPGNREVAPIAAAGALGYAMLTTVGPEPAGHSALQAIAVTAVGMLAGSLPHIAVGRAPRPDAMARRLLTVAVVAVAFRPLASLELGWTALLCLMTVTIVAACFLEVCVAALIRAEAVRARFGIALRDEMAAKMALCAAIGATAMLIVVATSVMGRAALLVFTAPILVTQFAFRRYAGIRATYLQTVRALSRVTEVGGYVEAGHSRRVSKLAVAMGRELGMSEGELLELEYAALMHDIGQLSLGDPIPGGATVLASPDERRRIAELGAEVIKETGVLDRVAYIVRRQADPYRSDPAGEASPEPPPPLASRIIKAANAYDDLVGDSSDRDRGAAVLDRLRAESTAEYDPTVVEALARVVERRARS; this is translated from the coding sequence ATGAGCGTCTCCGCACAGACCGGCCCGGCCGCCCGGCCCGGCCGGCACCGGGCGGACGTCGGCCGGCCGGTGGTGATCGCCGTCGCCGCCGCGCTGGCGGTGGCCGCCGTCGCCAAGGTCACCGCCGACGGGCTGGTGCAGCCCGAGGTCGCGGTGATCTTCGGGGCGCTGGTGGCGCTGGGCGAGCTGTTCCGCATGGTGATCCCCGGCAACCGCGAGGTGGCGCCGATCGCCGCCGCCGGGGCGCTGGGCTACGCCATGCTGACCACGGTCGGCCCCGAACCGGCCGGGCACTCGGCGCTGCAGGCGATCGCGGTCACCGCGGTCGGGATGCTGGCGGGCTCGCTGCCGCACATCGCGGTGGGCCGCGCGCCCCGGCCGGACGCGATGGCCCGCCGCCTGCTGACCGTCGCCGTCGTGGCGGTGGCGTTCCGTCCGCTGGCCTCCCTCGAGCTGGGCTGGACGGCGCTGCTGTGCCTGATGACGGTGACGATCGTGGCGGCCTGCTTTCTGGAGGTGTGCGTGGCGGCGCTGATCCGGGCCGAGGCGGTGCGAGCCCGGTTCGGCATCGCGCTGCGCGATGAGATGGCCGCCAAGATGGCGCTGTGCGCGGCGATCGGGGCGACCGCCATGCTGATCGTGGTGGCCACCTCGGTGATGGGCCGGGCGGCGCTGCTGGTGTTCACCGCCCCGATCCTGGTCACCCAGTTCGCCTTCCGCCGCTATGCCGGAATCCGGGCCACCTACCTGCAGACGGTGCGGGCCCTGTCGCGCGTCACCGAGGTCGGCGGCTATGTCGAGGCCGGGCATTCGCGCCGGGTCTCGAAGCTGGCCGTGGCGATGGGCCGCGAGCTGGGGATGAGCGAAGGGGAGCTGCTGGAGCTGGAGTACGCGGCGCTGATGCACGACATCGGCCAGCTCTCCCTGGGCGACCCGATCCCCGGCGGCGCCACCGTGCTGGCCTCGCCCGACGAGCGGCGCCGCATCGCCGAACTGGGCGCCGAGGTGATCAAAGAGACCGGTGTGCTGGACCGGGTCGCCTACATCGTCCGCCGCCAGGCCGACCCCTATCGCAGCGACCCGGCGGGGGAGGCGTCGCCCGAGCCCCCGCCGCCGCTGGCCAGCCGGATCATCAAGGCCGCCAACGCCTACGACGACCTGGTCGGCGACTCCTCCGACCGGGACCGCGGCGCGGCGGTGCTGGACCGGCTGCGGGCGGAGTCCACGGCCGAGTACGACCCGACGGTGGTGGAGGCGCTGGCCCGGGTCGTCGAACGCCGCGCCCGGAGCTGA
- a CDS encoding HD-GYP domain-containing protein, whose translation MRGLPPAAWAYVSVVVALAAAAVATASFAELNVQVLAVLVALFLICDSASVKLNVESARVSLSYAASLASVVLLGPGGAALVGASAVVTGQRFFAPVKRLFNGAQFALSGYASGVVFQALGGGGFHPGRARWVEQIIGPFLGALVTFVAVNLLLMAGILLLSRQATVQELRRESGELVFVCLGYGMFGLLIAGLWDALGPLSAVLVLLPLFVARWALAQTHAQQQAHAATLAALCQAVETKDYYTRGHSERVSRGSVMIAKEIGMRPDRVEAIRYAGMLHDVGKLGVPTKVLQKAGALTEEEFAAIQLHPMRGLEIVREIGFLDEALAGIMHHHEKMNGRGYPMGLAGDEIPEFARVISVADAFDSMTSTRSYRAARTVEEAVEELRRGAGDHFDPVMVQAFLRALEREGWDPPGPVVLPKDDVVETTQQDHDDPSVPIKIAGS comes from the coding sequence ATGCGGGGACTACCTCCCGCTGCCTGGGCGTACGTCAGCGTCGTCGTCGCACTCGCCGCGGCCGCCGTGGCCACGGCCTCGTTCGCCGAGCTCAACGTGCAGGTGCTGGCCGTGCTGGTGGCGCTGTTTTTGATCTGCGACTCGGCGTCGGTCAAGCTCAACGTCGAAAGCGCGCGGGTCTCGCTCAGCTACGCGGCCAGCCTGGCCTCGGTGGTGCTGCTCGGGCCGGGCGGCGCCGCACTGGTGGGGGCCAGCGCCGTCGTCACCGGGCAGCGGTTCTTCGCACCGGTCAAGCGGCTGTTCAACGGCGCGCAGTTCGCCTTGAGCGGCTATGCGTCCGGGGTGGTGTTCCAAGCGCTCGGCGGAGGCGGCTTCCACCCCGGCCGGGCCCGGTGGGTCGAGCAGATCATCGGCCCGTTCCTGGGGGCGCTGGTCACCTTCGTCGCCGTCAACCTGCTGCTGATGGCCGGGATTTTGCTGCTCAGCCGCCAGGCCACCGTTCAAGAGCTGCGGCGCGAAAGCGGCGAGCTGGTCTTCGTCTGCCTCGGCTACGGCATGTTCGGCCTGCTGATCGCCGGGCTGTGGGACGCGCTCGGCCCGCTGTCGGCGGTGCTGGTGCTGCTGCCGCTGTTCGTGGCCCGCTGGGCGCTGGCCCAGACCCACGCCCAGCAGCAGGCGCACGCCGCCACGCTGGCCGCGCTGTGCCAGGCGGTGGAGACCAAGGACTACTACACCCGCGGGCACAGCGAACGGGTCTCCCGCGGCTCGGTGATGATCGCCAAGGAGATCGGCATGCGCCCCGACCGGGTGGAGGCCATCCGGTACGCCGGGATGCTGCACGATGTCGGCAAGCTGGGCGTGCCGACCAAGGTGCTGCAGAAGGCCGGCGCGCTCACCGAGGAGGAGTTCGCCGCCATTCAGCTGCACCCGATGCGCGGACTGGAGATCGTCCGGGAGATCGGCTTCCTGGACGAGGCACTGGCCGGGATCATGCACCACCACGAGAAGATGAACGGCCGCGGCTACCCGATGGGACTGGCCGGGGATGAGATCCCCGAGTTCGCCCGGGTGATCTCGGTGGCCGACGCGTTCGACTCGATGACCTCCACCCGCTCCTACCGGGCCGCCCGCACGGTGGAGGAGGCCGTCGAGGAGCTGCGCCGGGGCGCCGGCGACCACTTCGACCCGGTGATGGTGCAGGCGTTCCTGCGGGCGCTGGAGCGCGAGGGCTGGGATCCGCCCGGGCCGGTGGTGCTGCCCAAGGACGACGTGGTGGAGACCACCCAGCAAGATCACGACGATCCGAGCGTGCCGATCAAGATAGCCGGCTCATGA